A stretch of Sulfuricurvum sp. DNA encodes these proteins:
- the fbaA gene encoding class II fructose-bisphosphate aldolase: MSKRILESIKPGVVFGEDLKTLFAIAKEEGYALPAVNVVGTDSINGVLEAAKLVNSPVIIQFSNGGASYYAGKGLSNENEKAAIAGAISGAMHVHMMAEAYGLPVVLHTDHAARHLLPWIDALLDAGEKHFAQTGKPLFSSHMLDLSEESLEQNVATCVEYMKRMAKIGMTLEIELGVTGGEEDGVDNTNIDNALLYTQPEDVAYAYEKLMAVSENFTVAASFGNVHGVYKPGNVVLTPIILNNSQKYIQEKFNTISSKPVNFVFHGGSGSTLAEIREAISYGVIKMNLDTDTQWATWEGVKDYYEKYKDYLQGQIGNPEGEEKPNKKYYDPRKWLQAGQKTLINRVKIAFEDLNAIDRN, encoded by the coding sequence ATGTCCAAGCGTATATTAGAATCTATCAAGCCCGGTGTTGTTTTCGGTGAGGATTTAAAAACCCTTTTTGCTATTGCCAAAGAAGAGGGGTATGCCCTTCCTGCGGTTAATGTTGTCGGAACCGATTCAATCAATGGGGTTCTCGAAGCAGCAAAGCTGGTTAATTCTCCAGTAATTATCCAATTTTCTAACGGCGGCGCAAGCTATTATGCCGGAAAAGGGTTAAGTAACGAAAACGAAAAAGCGGCGATTGCCGGAGCAATCAGTGGAGCAATGCATGTCCATATGATGGCAGAAGCTTACGGACTACCTGTTGTGCTACATACCGACCATGCCGCACGTCATCTTCTCCCATGGATTGATGCCCTCCTCGATGCAGGAGAAAAACATTTTGCACAAACCGGTAAACCCCTCTTTAGTTCCCATATGCTCGATCTCTCTGAAGAGAGTTTGGAACAAAATGTCGCTACATGTGTAGAATACATGAAACGGATGGCTAAAATCGGGATGACATTGGAGATTGAACTTGGTGTCACCGGTGGAGAAGAAGACGGCGTCGATAACACCAATATTGATAATGCCCTCCTCTATACTCAACCTGAAGATGTCGCTTATGCGTATGAAAAATTAATGGCAGTGAGTGAAAACTTTACTGTAGCAGCATCATTCGGTAACGTTCATGGCGTCTACAAACCGGGTAATGTCGTACTCACCCCAATCATCCTCAATAACTCTCAAAAATACATCCAAGAAAAATTTAATACGATATCTTCTAAACCGGTGAACTTCGTATTTCATGGTGGATCAGGTTCTACCCTCGCTGAAATTCGTGAAGCGATTAGCTATGGCGTCATCAAAATGAATCTCGATACCGACACCCAATGGGCAACCTGGGAAGGGGTAAAAGATTATTATGAAAAATACAAAGATTATCTCCAAGGGCAAATCGGAAACCCAGAGGGTGAAGAGAAACCAAATAAAAAATATTATGATCCACGTAAATGGCTACAAGCAGGGCAAAAAACATTGATTAATCGTGTAAAAATAGCGTTTGAAGATTTGAATGCGATAGATAGAAATTAA
- a CDS encoding peptidyl-prolyl cis-trans isomerase, with protein sequence MRRQFTIWALGVLLSASFANAAVLATVNGANITSDEVNNVLMEGTQGRFDSLPSDKQNELRQRIIEGMIAQELVFDDAKKSGILESKEFKSEYQKLADRMKTQLAAKVWEQQQFDTIKVDPKEVKDYYDKNPDEFVDKEKVHARHILVKTTEEADAVIKSMKGLSGDKLKTEFIAQAKSKSTGPSAAKGGDLGYFPRGQMVPSFNDAVFAMKEGTISSDPVQSQFGYHVIYLEDKVVAKKMSFEEVKNFIEQRLKMDKFKAFMEKKMATLKSKAKITYAK encoded by the coding sequence ATGAGACGACAATTTACGATTTGGGCACTGGGAGTTTTATTGAGTGCATCATTTGCAAACGCAGCTGTATTAGCAACAGTAAATGGGGCAAATATCACATCCGATGAGGTCAACAATGTTCTTATGGAAGGGACTCAAGGTCGTTTTGATTCTCTCCCTTCAGATAAACAAAATGAATTGCGTCAACGAATTATCGAGGGGATGATCGCCCAAGAGCTTGTATTTGATGATGCAAAAAAAAGCGGTATTTTGGAATCCAAAGAGTTTAAATCTGAATACCAAAAACTTGCAGACCGAATGAAAACGCAGCTTGCAGCAAAGGTATGGGAACAACAACAATTTGATACAATCAAAGTTGATCCAAAAGAGGTTAAAGATTATTATGATAAAAACCCAGATGAATTTGTTGATAAAGAAAAAGTACATGCGCGCCATATTCTAGTTAAAACAACAGAAGAAGCTGATGCAGTTATTAAAAGTATGAAAGGCTTAAGCGGTGATAAGCTCAAAACAGAGTTTATCGCGCAAGCAAAATCTAAATCAACTGGTCCAAGTGCAGCTAAAGGTGGTGATTTAGGTTATTTCCCACGCGGACAAATGGTTCCATCTTTTAATGATGCTGTATTTGCTATGAAAGAGGGGACGATTTCATCAGATCCGGTTCAAAGTCAATTTGGATACCATGTTATCTATCTTGAAGATAAGGTTGTAGCGAAAAAAATGAGTTTCGAGGAAGTCAAAAACTTTATTGAACAACGTTTGAAAATGGATAAGTTTAAGGCGTTCATGGAGAAAAAAATGGCAACACTTAAATCAAAAGCAAAAATTACTTACGCAAAATAA
- a CDS encoding response regulator, with protein MIYTRLFNPLLVPSLGILTSCAKTHSDPFIYANLVGEIVGVNPIFMDIFGFKNVEEIPLLEEWLDPQGMELSTVLSQPGHYRAKVIFESKMYDMALRTEVFALGDEFIIAMVLRDTSALERAKAAERYFDKFKKKLLTNISHEFRTPMNAIIGFVDLLSSSPLSSWQQEYVDLAGKSAHSMMSNIENLLELMQVESGGIQTHMREFNPFDVFESFSLQFEEQIESKEIQWSVLIDPRLPLEMMGDQDKIVTILRNLIQNAIKFTPVSGQVLLEIMMVKKNHVSIEVEYAISDTGIGIDSARMKTLLRPFSSAWENQRNGQDGMGVGLSLSHKYIEMMDSSLMLASEVGRGSRFSFRLVHPINDPTYLEVIEGKRVALYAYEPLSTQSVLLEKYLELFELQMTPIASLINPNLNQCDVLLIDVPHLSSSQVETIKSIYPHLQIVAVVDKDYHEREQFLRGLLKAIITPPLLPTNLHKALSNLEKTVAENIFEKINAEGLIQPVKNAKILVAEDNPINLKLLETILEQNAYIVKGVENGQKAVDSYLKEKFDLVLMDIDMPVMDGLTANRLIKEIDKHDSRGFVPVIALTAHALIGDRERIIKAGLDAHLAKPIDKSFLLQTIERYLKMANEKKNSGIV; from the coding sequence ATGATATATACACGTCTGTTTAACCCATTATTAGTTCCATCTTTAGGGATACTTACTTCATGTGCTAAAACACACAGTGACCCGTTTATTTATGCCAATTTGGTAGGTGAAATTGTTGGCGTGAACCCTATATTTATGGATATTTTTGGCTTTAAAAATGTTGAGGAAATACCACTACTGGAAGAGTGGCTTGATCCACAAGGGATGGAGCTCTCTACTGTTCTTTCTCAACCTGGACACTATCGTGCTAAGGTGATATTTGAATCCAAAATGTATGATATGGCACTTCGAACAGAGGTATTTGCACTGGGAGATGAATTTATTATTGCAATGGTATTGAGAGACACCTCGGCACTAGAACGGGCAAAAGCAGCTGAACGTTATTTCGATAAATTTAAAAAGAAACTTTTAACTAATATTTCGCATGAATTTCGAACTCCAATGAACGCGATTATTGGATTCGTCGATTTACTTTCTTCTAGCCCATTGAGTTCTTGGCAGCAAGAATATGTTGACTTGGCAGGTAAAAGTGCCCACTCAATGATGAGCAATATTGAAAATCTTTTGGAGCTAATGCAGGTAGAAAGTGGTGGAATTCAAACGCATATGCGTGAGTTTAACCCTTTTGATGTGTTTGAATCATTTTCATTGCAGTTTGAAGAACAGATTGAATCCAAAGAGATTCAGTGGAGTGTATTGATTGATCCGCGACTTCCACTGGAGATGATGGGCGACCAAGATAAGATTGTAACTATTTTACGAAATCTCATCCAAAATGCGATTAAATTTACCCCTGTATCGGGACAAGTCCTTTTAGAGATTATGATGGTTAAGAAAAACCATGTATCAATCGAAGTGGAATATGCGATCAGTGATACGGGTATCGGTATTGATAGTGCAAGGATGAAAACATTACTTCGACCGTTTTCGTCAGCATGGGAAAATCAGCGTAACGGACAAGATGGTATGGGGGTAGGCCTTAGTCTGAGTCATAAATACATTGAAATGATGGACTCTAGCTTAATGTTGGCATCAGAGGTTGGTCGTGGTTCACGTTTCTCGTTCAGACTGGTTCATCCTATCAATGATCCAACCTATTTGGAAGTGATCGAAGGGAAACGGGTTGCTTTATATGCGTATGAACCTCTTTCGACTCAAAGTGTTTTATTAGAAAAATATTTAGAACTCTTTGAGCTTCAAATGACACCTATTGCCTCATTAATCAATCCTAATTTGAATCAATGTGATGTTTTACTCATTGATGTCCCTCATTTATCATCATCGCAAGTAGAAACTATAAAATCCATTTATCCACATTTACAGATTGTTGCCGTTGTTGATAAGGACTATCATGAAAGAGAACAATTTCTACGAGGACTCTTAAAAGCAATTATTACCCCTCCGTTGTTACCAACAAATCTTCATAAAGCACTTTCCAATTTAGAAAAGACTGTCGCAGAGAACATTTTTGAAAAAATAAATGCAGAAGGGTTGATCCAACCTGTCAAAAATGCAAAAATTTTGGTAGCAGAGGACAATCCTATCAATTTAAAACTGCTTGAAACCATTTTGGAGCAAAATGCTTATATTGTCAAAGGGGTTGAAAATGGACAAAAAGCTGTTGATTCGTATCTAAAAGAGAAATTTGATCTAGTATTGATGGACATCGATATGCCGGTAATGGATGGTTTGACCGCTAATCGATTAATAAAAGAGATAGATAAACACGATTCACGAGGTTTTGTCCCTGTGATCGCCCTTACCGCACATGCCCTTATCGGTGATCGAGAACGGATTATAAAAGCGGGGTTAGATGCCCATTTAGCAAAACCTATTGATAAAAGCTTCCTTTTGCAGACAATAGAGAGATATTTAAAAATGGCAAATGAGAAAAAGAATAGTGGGATCGTTTAA
- a CDS encoding response regulator: MELTKWLSNLFGGGRIVSVDEVDHNIDKGLFYEILDTDPCAILFFTKENGWIGANKAFFNLVQIKSIEELKKSYESIRELFSDEDEEVFTEYDKSWLDYIRTHCPNGYGLGIVDAKGKRHAMSATSVVLKQGAKDFYLLRLEDKTSMVALKEEVVQVEALKTKFLANIGHEFRTPMNGILGFIELLSKTSPSDTQIEYIQSVQGSARNLMSNIENLLDLAQMQTGRLNISKVDFNIITEMEEFARGWASLGVDKGVGVLVFIDPKLPTHLNGDIRKIKQALSNLYNNALKFTAPEGRITIEIKLLKRNTNGSCNVGFSVKDTGKGINKNELGLITRPFVSGDHADNRLGVGLSLSHGLVNLMGGELKIASEEGRGSSFGFSLTLDGSSDQAMRMINANSAKVVLLDEKKLEDANHLTNYLRSFGISVTKAHLIDETIFNDTDLVYFIASQNKSDWILKLSTFKRTCKTVLLVEQNEKLLARTMHVIDTALSKPLLPTTLLNHLVKILGLKDVAEPVMANLQHGIRALVVEDNLINQRLIKLLLKEYGLNVLCTSNGDEAVEACRNQKFDIVFMDIDMPIKDGILATQEIKAEEGPAKIGRMPIIALTALAMEGDREYILEKGLDDYISKPLTREKLEFILQKYLHGVR, translated from the coding sequence TTGGAACTTACAAAATGGTTATCAAATTTATTCGGTGGCGGTCGAATCGTTTCTGTGGATGAAGTAGATCATAATATAGATAAAGGTTTATTCTATGAAATTTTAGACACAGATCCTTGTGCGATTTTGTTTTTTACCAAAGAGAATGGGTGGATTGGTGCGAATAAAGCATTTTTTAATTTGGTACAAATTAAATCTATCGAGGAACTAAAAAAATCGTATGAGAGTATACGTGAGCTTTTTAGCGATGAGGATGAAGAGGTATTTACTGAATACGATAAAAGTTGGCTGGATTATATTCGTACCCATTGCCCTAACGGCTATGGATTAGGTATTGTTGATGCAAAAGGGAAACGCCATGCAATGTCTGCCACCTCTGTGGTTCTAAAGCAAGGTGCTAAAGATTTTTATTTGCTTCGATTGGAAGATAAAACCAGTATGGTTGCACTCAAAGAAGAGGTAGTTCAGGTTGAAGCGTTGAAAACAAAATTTTTAGCCAATATTGGGCATGAATTTCGTACACCAATGAATGGGATACTTGGATTTATTGAACTTCTATCAAAAACTTCTCCCAGCGATACACAAATAGAATATATCCAATCCGTGCAAGGTTCTGCTCGAAATCTAATGTCTAATATTGAAAATTTACTTGATCTAGCGCAGATGCAAACAGGACGATTGAACATTAGCAAGGTTGATTTTAATATTATTACTGAAATGGAAGAATTTGCTCGAGGATGGGCATCTCTTGGTGTAGATAAGGGTGTTGGTGTTTTAGTTTTTATCGATCCAAAACTTCCGACTCATTTAAATGGAGATATTCGTAAAATCAAACAGGCGCTTAGTAATCTTTATAATAATGCACTTAAATTTACTGCTCCCGAAGGTCGTATTACGATTGAGATTAAACTTCTAAAGCGTAATACAAACGGAAGTTGTAATGTAGGGTTTAGTGTCAAAGATACCGGTAAAGGGATTAATAAAAATGAGCTAGGGCTTATCACACGTCCATTCGTATCTGGAGATCATGCCGATAATCGTCTCGGTGTCGGTTTGAGTTTATCTCATGGACTGGTTAATCTAATGGGTGGTGAGCTTAAAATAGCAAGTGAGGAGGGACGTGGTTCTTCATTCGGTTTTTCGCTAACCCTCGATGGATCTTCAGATCAAGCAATGAGAATGATTAATGCGAACAGTGCAAAAGTGGTATTACTTGATGAAAAAAAATTGGAAGATGCTAACCATTTGACCAATTATCTCCGTAGTTTTGGAATAAGTGTCACCAAAGCGCATTTGATTGACGAAACTATTTTTAATGACACCGATCTTGTCTATTTTATTGCTTCACAAAATAAGAGCGATTGGATTTTAAAACTTTCTACTTTTAAACGTACGTGTAAAACGGTTCTCTTGGTAGAACAAAACGAGAAACTTTTGGCGCGTACTATGCATGTGATTGACACAGCGCTAAGTAAACCGTTATTGCCGACAACATTATTGAACCATTTGGTGAAAATACTAGGGCTCAAAGATGTGGCAGAGCCAGTCATGGCTAACTTACAACATGGAATCCGTGCATTGGTGGTTGAAGACAATCTTATCAATCAACGTCTTATTAAATTATTGTTAAAAGAGTACGGGTTAAATGTTCTCTGCACTTCCAATGGAGATGAAGCGGTAGAGGCGTGTCGAAATCAGAAGTTTGATATTGTCTTTATGGATATTGATATGCCAATTAAAGATGGTATTTTGGCTACTCAAGAGATTAAAGCGGAAGAAGGGCCAGCAAAAATTGGGCGAATGCCGATTATTGCTTTGACGGCATTGGCAATGGAGGGTGATCGTGAGTATATTTTGGAAAAAGGGTTAGATGATTATATCTCTAAACCGTTGACACGTGAAAAGCTAGAGTTTATTCTGCAAAAATATTTACATGGGGTAAGATAA
- the nth gene encoding endonuclease III, with translation MTKKATKNECNAIKSALLEKYTDAVTELTYTNAYELVIAVALSAQCTDKRVNLITPELFKAYPTAHTLAKADLNHIKSLIQSCSFFNNKAVNLIAMATRVVDVYNGEIPLDEKELITLAGVGQKTAHVVLIEYTGANLMAVDTHVFRVSHRLGLSDDLTPATTEATLVKKFKTNLHQLHQGMVLFGRYICTAKNPKCDTECFLREYCKTTESFKAR, from the coding sequence ATGACAAAAAAAGCAACAAAAAATGAGTGTAATGCAATCAAATCTGCTCTTTTAGAAAAATATACTGATGCAGTCACCGAACTCACCTACACCAATGCTTATGAATTAGTTATCGCAGTAGCACTATCAGCTCAATGTACGGATAAACGGGTTAATCTCATCACTCCTGAGCTTTTTAAAGCCTATCCAACTGCACATACTTTAGCAAAAGCGGATTTAAATCATATCAAAAGCCTCATTCAAAGCTGTTCTTTTTTTAATAACAAAGCAGTTAATCTTATTGCCATGGCTACTCGAGTGGTAGATGTTTATAACGGGGAAATACCTTTAGATGAAAAAGAGTTAATAACCCTCGCAGGTGTCGGGCAAAAAACGGCACATGTTGTGTTAATCGAATACACAGGAGCAAATCTCATGGCAGTCGATACGCATGTATTTCGTGTCAGCCATCGGCTAGGGCTTAGCGATGATCTCACCCCTGCAACCACAGAAGCAACTTTGGTCAAAAAATTTAAAACCAATCTCCATCAACTCCATCAGGGGATGGTACTTTTTGGTCGCTATATCTGTACCGCTAAAAATCCAAAATGCGATACGGAGTGTTTTTTACGCGAATATTGCAAAACTACGGAAAGCTTTAAAGCACGATAA
- the cmoA gene encoding carboxy-S-adenosyl-L-methionine synthase CmoA, with the protein MKTDTLFTRPISKQFEFDADVAAVFDDMLIRSVPYYKESQQLSVRFALNALENGGRVIDLGCSTASLLLEIERGAKGNDTIELIGVDNSAAMISHAHKKIEAFGSKILLVEGDILEYPFEKSKVILCNYTLQFIRPMLREQLVRKIVDSLEDGGVFIFSEKVLSENATLNKQLIDCYYDYKKIQGYSEYEIVQKREALENVLIPYTVEENGAMAKKCGFKSCDVLFQWANFATFIAMK; encoded by the coding sequence ATGAAAACCGACACACTTTTTACCAGACCTATTTCAAAACAGTTTGAATTTGATGCCGATGTTGCAGCAGTATTTGACGATATGCTTATCCGTTCTGTCCCTTATTACAAAGAATCTCAGCAATTAAGTGTCCGTTTCGCCTTAAATGCACTAGAGAATGGGGGAAGAGTTATTGATTTGGGTTGCTCAACAGCATCATTGCTTTTAGAGATTGAACGCGGTGCTAAGGGAAATGATACGATAGAGCTTATCGGTGTAGATAACTCTGCAGCGATGATTAGTCATGCGCATAAAAAAATCGAAGCATTCGGCTCAAAAATATTATTGGTCGAGGGGGATATTTTAGAGTACCCTTTTGAAAAATCCAAAGTCATACTCTGCAATTACACATTACAGTTTATCCGTCCGATGTTACGTGAACAACTGGTACGAAAAATTGTTGATTCGTTAGAAGATGGCGGCGTATTTATTTTTAGCGAAAAAGTGTTAAGTGAAAATGCAACTCTCAATAAACAGCTAATTGATTGTTATTATGATTACAAAAAAATACAAGGGTACAGTGAATACGAAATCGTTCAAAAGCGGGAAGCATTAGAAAATGTATTGATCCCTTATACGGTTGAAGAGAACGGTGCTATGGCAAAAAAATGTGGATTTAAAAGCTGTGACGTACTTTTTCAATGGGCAAATTTTGCGACGTTTATTGCTATGAAATAG
- the pyk gene encoding pyruvate kinase: MQKRTKILATVGPASQSVEILSAMIRAGVNVFRLNFSHGSHEYHSEVLTNIRQAIKETGLIVGILQDISGPKVRIGNLKEPFYLSSGDRIDFYYETIEGEKVGENHYRTSINESSILKILTVDDAIYLYDGIIKATIISTGEEFVSAIIDNKGTLTSRKGVNFPNTRLGIDILTAKDRTDMAWGVANGVDYMAISFVQDGNDMIQAREIITSLGGKVQLIAKIEKFDAVENIDAILEHSDGLMVARGDLGIEVPYHEVPIIQKMLIRKANEYSKPVITATQMLLSMTEKESATRAEISDVANAVLDGTDAVMLSEESAVGHNPVLVVETMVNTIQSIEKIYPFDKFSEFQYYDTMDTINESAVRLGDALHAAGIIAMTTSGSSAKKLSRYRPKMTIYAATHDDHIARVLTLVWGVVPAYFPKKGKLDEMLEDIIIRGLERGIIDKTQTYIFTAGDPIGVKGTTNLIRILREHEINFFGKIK; encoded by the coding sequence ATGCAAAAAAGAACCAAAATCTTAGCAACCGTCGGTCCAGCTTCACAAAGTGTGGAGATATTGTCTGCAATGATACGAGCAGGTGTCAATGTATTTCGTCTGAATTTTTCACACGGAAGCCATGAATATCATAGTGAAGTATTAACTAATATCCGTCAAGCCATCAAAGAGACTGGGCTTATAGTAGGAATTTTACAAGATATTTCCGGACCAAAAGTGCGAATAGGTAATTTAAAAGAGCCTTTTTATCTTTCATCCGGAGATAGAATCGATTTTTATTATGAGACCATAGAGGGGGAAAAGGTTGGAGAAAATCATTATCGAACATCGATCAATGAGAGCTCTATTTTAAAAATACTTACTGTTGATGATGCGATTTATCTTTATGACGGAATTATAAAAGCGACGATTATAAGTACCGGTGAGGAATTTGTGAGTGCCATCATCGATAATAAAGGGACGTTAACATCACGAAAAGGGGTGAATTTTCCAAATACCCGTTTAGGGATAGATATTTTGACTGCCAAAGATAGAACTGATATGGCGTGGGGTGTTGCAAATGGGGTTGATTATATGGCAATCTCTTTCGTCCAAGATGGAAATGATATGATACAGGCGAGAGAGATTATCACCTCTTTAGGTGGCAAAGTGCAATTGATTGCAAAGATTGAAAAATTTGACGCAGTAGAAAATATTGATGCAATTTTAGAACATTCGGATGGATTGATGGTGGCACGGGGAGATTTGGGAATTGAAGTCCCTTATCATGAAGTTCCGATTATTCAAAAAATGTTGATACGTAAAGCAAATGAATACTCAAAACCTGTCATTACTGCTACGCAGATGCTCCTTTCCATGACTGAAAAAGAGAGTGCGACACGTGCTGAAATCAGTGATGTTGCCAATGCAGTATTAGATGGTACCGATGCGGTCATGCTCTCTGAAGAATCAGCTGTGGGGCATAATCCTGTGTTAGTTGTAGAGACAATGGTCAATACGATTCAATCGATTGAGAAAATATACCCGTTTGATAAGTTTTCTGAATTTCAATACTATGATACGATGGATACTATCAATGAATCAGCTGTACGGCTAGGTGATGCGTTACATGCAGCTGGGATTATTGCCATGACAACATCGGGAAGCTCTGCTAAGAAACTTTCTCGCTATCGTCCAAAAATGACTATTTATGCTGCGACACATGATGATCATATCGCGAGAGTTTTAACATTGGTTTGGGGAGTAGTTCCTGCATATTTTCCTAAAAAAGGGAAGTTAGATGAGATGTTGGAAGATATTATCATACGTGGCTTAGAGCGTGGGATTATCGATAAAACACAAACCTATATTTTTACTGCCGGTGATCCTATCGGAGTGAAAGGGACAACCAATCTAATCCGCATTCTACGAGAACATGAGATAAACTTTTTTGGAAAGATAAAATAA
- a CDS encoding helix-turn-helix transcriptional regulator has protein sequence MEMTDLFNLLHNAVEAQHNGKKISQKEMAEKLGISMRAYQDWRLGNAKPQAAKAVLDMLGMLEDDELIRVVRKINKLGKQS, from the coding sequence ATGGAAATGACTGACCTTTTTAATCTTCTTCACAATGCCGTAGAGGCACAACACAACGGGAAGAAGATTTCTCAAAAAGAGATGGCAGAAAAACTAGGAATTTCAATGAGAGCGTATCAAGATTGGCGATTGGGAAATGCTAAACCGCAAGCTGCCAAAGCCGTTTTGGATATGCTAGGGATGCTTGAAGATGATGAGTTGATTAGGGTAGTTAGAAAAATAAATAAATTGGGAAAACAATCATGA
- a CDS encoding HU family DNA-binding protein: protein MNKAQFVELVQKSGSYKTKVEAETAIKAFTEAVTAALVAKEEVSLVGFGSFAASLQKGKSGKVPGTDKTYSTADKMVPKFKPGKSLKDSIAAGK, encoded by the coding sequence ATGAACAAAGCACAATTCGTTGAGTTGGTACAAAAAAGCGGTAGTTACAAAACTAAAGTAGAAGCTGAAACAGCTATCAAAGCATTTACAGAAGCTGTAACTGCAGCGCTTGTTGCTAAAGAAGAAGTTTCATTGGTTGGTTTCGGTAGTTTTGCAGCTTCTCTTCAAAAAGGTAAAAGCGGTAAAGTACCAGGTACAGACAAAACTTATAGCACAGCAGATAAAATGGTTCCAAAATTCAAACCAGGCAAAAGTCTTAAAGATAGTATTGCTGCTGGCAAATAA
- a CDS encoding peptidylprolyl isomerase yields MRSLVAFLLCSSLAFAAHPQVSLQTTQGELILELYEDVAPLAVENFTTHVKDGYYNGLTFHRIIKNFMVQGGDPTGTGMGGESIWKKPFKDEFKSGVVFDKAGVLAMANGGPRTNGSQFFITTAPTPWLNGYHTIFGKVIKGSDTLSKLNNVQTNGQQNGDRPLQIQKIIKATVLP; encoded by the coding sequence ATGCGTTCACTCGTTGCTTTTTTACTCTGTTCTAGTCTTGCTTTTGCAGCTCATCCTCAAGTCTCACTTCAAACTACTCAAGGTGAATTAATTCTTGAGCTTTATGAGGACGTAGCTCCACTGGCAGTTGAAAACTTCACAACACATGTCAAAGATGGCTATTACAATGGCTTAACATTTCATCGTATTATCAAAAACTTTATGGTTCAAGGGGGAGATCCTACAGGAACAGGTATGGGAGGAGAATCCATTTGGAAAAAGCCGTTCAAAGATGAGTTTAAATCAGGAGTTGTTTTTGATAAAGCAGGGGTTTTAGCTATGGCGAATGGAGGTCCGCGCACCAATGGAAGCCAGTTTTTTATTACAACTGCACCGACACCATGGCTCAATGGATATCATACTATTTTCGGTAAAGTGATTAAAGGTAGTGATACTCTCTCAAAGCTCAATAACGTCCAAACCAACGGTCAGCAAAATGGTGACCGTCCTCTTCAAATTCAAAAAATCATCAAAGCAACGGTATTACCATAA
- the motB gene encoding flagellar motor protein MotB yields the protein MAKKKKCKPCECAAGEKWAVPTADFFSLLLALFIALYALASVNKEKMRAVKEEFVKIYDYAPAPQEISPVTPMDPVSSEEPSDQGSSGKLPVSQGGAVLDTTASLNDGKTEASSQQEDEQMQNASVGEGALDQSMDGVLLKLPATITFRGSNATLDDEEMHRFVKRVADIIKTLPPTVDISVRGYTDNQTLPAGSAYRDNLELSSARASTVVRELVQDGVPPERLSSAGFGAGKPLASNTTEANRAKNRRVEFYMFVSNDKKLDQGTQKNVLDSMAKLKK from the coding sequence ATGGCTAAGAAAAAAAAATGTAAGCCGTGTGAGTGTGCAGCCGGAGAGAAATGGGCAGTTCCGACAGCAGACTTTTTCAGTCTTCTTTTGGCATTATTTATCGCATTGTATGCTCTTGCTTCTGTCAATAAAGAGAAAATGCGTGCAGTAAAAGAGGAATTTGTAAAAATTTACGATTATGCACCAGCACCTCAAGAGATTAGTCCTGTAACACCAATGGATCCTGTCTCTTCAGAAGAGCCATCCGATCAAGGAAGCAGCGGTAAACTCCCTGTTTCACAGGGGGGTGCTGTTTTGGATACAACGGCATCTTTGAATGATGGTAAAACAGAAGCTTCTTCTCAACAAGAAGATGAGCAGATGCAAAATGCTTCAGTAGGTGAAGGGGCGCTTGATCAAAGCATGGATGGTGTTTTATTAAAGCTACCGGCAACAATCACTTTTAGAGGTTCGAATGCAACGTTAGATGATGAAGAGATGCACCGTTTCGTTAAGCGGGTAGCTGACATTATCAAAACTCTTCCACCAACCGTTGATATATCGGTTCGTGGTTATACAGATAATCAAACTCTTCCAGCAGGATCTGCATATCGAGATAATCTTGAACTATCAAGTGCTCGTGCTAGCACGGTCGTACGTGAACTCGTTCAAGATGGTGTGCCACCTGAGAGATTGTCAAGTGCGGGATTTGGTGCTGGAAAACCTCTAGCATCAAACACTACAGAAGCTAACCGTGCAAAAAATAGACGTGTTGAATTTTATATGTTCGTGAGTAATGATAAAAAATTAGATCAAGGGACACAAAAAAATGTCCTTGACTCGATGGCTAAACTAAAAAAATAA